In uncultured Treponema sp., one genomic interval encodes:
- a CDS encoding DUF2357 domain-containing protein yields MKNIAAVSCKIDKTHSAWIFPSDTNLNEVDFAETKDRFDFYISRKQLSKTFFEYKQSDLNINSLRLKETVRYCCKIAGSTKLSEIVPHITNEYNRLIKLERENDRIIFQFINYLGKSYIYFENNKSKKIDFEVVPDKINYEEDYIQLTKAIANECSALLLDYSSPTSLTFSQDSSRKSSILEQFIFLRTFCYSDNLESLFASIKRNPDRILAKEEEMKPFGSGIPSNKFYSSPFANSRCWTKTKSGNYVPSEISVSRKYDSFDTSANRFIKFALLTFSEICGKVLEKVEFDNSGKELKLEAQKIISTIDEILCDSFFDDINELDFFPANNQILEKREGYSQIFNAFSMMDLALQLSWKGKDDIYLGESKNTALLYEYWLFFELRKILRELSGKEKNTEELEPFRQFVNDTNGLTISLQQGNTSVQTFLFEKQNLTVNLYYNRTFLPTQFSTSVYWGSYSRPFRPDYTIAVFPNKYKKENDAIKEGDVSYIHFDAKYRIQDLTQFINSDKKMPDTENFESDISKISEKESEELAQEKNDSVVNTYKRGDLLKMHTYNDAIRRTVGSYVLYPGNNSKENKNEQTSVYDEILPGVGAFAIRPGNKNAGQKALKEFISAILEFKAKESSRQYRKEYFENIVIRSPSEEKAAVISKQQKSEYQMIGFIRNEYLNFLKANGFIPNSLDDFMSGKNFCFYFYFYAIKNGKVYTLHKETNKAKYLRLTTTDIRNCKTELGFVFNHLEPWEAEIESIELVSKDVLAKKLSLLYRKDFSPANGFHADYYYLAKAKITRYFESGITAVCAEENDDISVYSPKIIERIL; encoded by the coding sequence ATGAAAAATATTGCCGCTGTTTCCTGTAAAATTGATAAAACTCATTCTGCATGGATTTTTCCGTCGGATACAAACCTGAATGAAGTTGATTTTGCAGAAACGAAAGACAGATTTGATTTTTATATTTCACGCAAGCAATTAAGCAAAACTTTCTTTGAATACAAACAATCCGACCTTAATATCAATTCCCTGCGGCTAAAGGAAACTGTCCGCTACTGCTGCAAAATCGCTGGTTCAACAAAACTTTCAGAGATTGTCCCTCACATTACAAATGAATACAACAGGCTTATAAAACTGGAACGCGAAAATGACAGAATAATCTTTCAGTTCATAAATTATCTTGGCAAATCTTACATTTATTTTGAAAACAACAAGTCAAAAAAAATTGATTTTGAAGTTGTGCCGGATAAAATCAACTATGAGGAAGATTATATTCAGCTTACAAAAGCCATTGCCAATGAATGTTCCGCCCTGCTGCTTGACTATTCAAGCCCGACCTCACTCACATTCTCGCAGGACTCAAGCAGAAAATCAAGTATTCTGGAGCAGTTCATTTTTCTCCGCACATTCTGCTATTCAGACAATCTTGAAAGTCTTTTTGCCTCAATAAAAAGAAACCCGGACAGAATTCTTGCAAAGGAAGAAGAAATGAAACCTTTTGGAAGCGGAATCCCGTCAAACAAATTTTATTCTTCTCCTTTTGCAAACAGCAGGTGCTGGACAAAGACAAAATCAGGAAATTATGTTCCATCAGAAATTTCAGTTTCCAGAAAATACGACAGTTTTGACACTTCCGCAAATCGGTTCATAAAATTCGCGTTACTCACTTTTTCAGAAATATGCGGCAAAGTTCTTGAAAAAGTTGAATTTGACAACAGCGGGAAAGAACTGAAATTAGAAGCGCAAAAAATTATCAGCACAATCGATGAAATCTTGTGCGATTCATTTTTTGATGACATAAATGAACTTGATTTTTTTCCTGCGAACAATCAGATTCTTGAAAAACGCGAAGGCTACAGTCAGATTTTTAACGCTTTTTCAATGATGGATTTGGCTTTGCAACTTTCATGGAAAGGAAAAGATGACATCTATTTAGGGGAATCCAAAAATACCGCCCTGCTATATGAATACTGGCTGTTTTTTGAGCTAAGAAAAATTCTGCGTGAACTTTCCGGAAAAGAAAAAAATACGGAAGAATTAGAACCCTTCCGCCAGTTTGTAAACGACACTAACGGACTCACAATCTCACTACAGCAAGGAAACACTTCTGTTCAAACTTTTTTATTCGAAAAACAGAATCTTACAGTGAATCTTTATTACAACAGAACATTTTTGCCGACACAATTCAGCACATCAGTTTATTGGGGCTCATATTCCCGCCCATTCAGACCTGATTACACAATCGCAGTTTTTCCGAATAAATATAAGAAAGAAAACGATGCTATAAAAGAAGGAGATGTTTCGTACATTCATTTTGATGCAAAATACAGAATTCAGGATTTAACTCAATTTATAAATTCTGATAAAAAAATGCCAGATACAGAAAATTTTGAATCTGACATCTCCAAAATTTCAGAAAAAGAAAGCGAAGAACTTGCTCAGGAAAAAAATGACTCTGTGGTAAACACGTACAAACGCGGCGACTTGCTAAAAATGCACACATACAATGACGCAATCCGCCGGACAGTTGGAAGCTATGTTCTTTATCCGGGCAACAACAGCAAAGAGAATAAAAATGAGCAAACTTCTGTTTATGATGAAATTCTTCCTGGAGTCGGGGCATTCGCCATTCGCCCAGGAAATAAAAACGCAGGTCAAAAAGCACTCAAGGAATTCATTTCCGCAATTCTAGAATTCAAGGCAAAAGAATCAAGCCGACAATACAGAAAAGAATATTTTGAAAACATAGTGATTCGCTCTCCGTCCGAAGAAAAAGCCGCAGTTATTTCAAAGCAGCAAAAGAGTGAATATCAGATGATTGGTTTTATCAGGAATGAGTATCTGAATTTTCTAAAAGCAAATGGCTTTATTCCGAATTCTCTTGATGATTTTATGAGCGGAAAAAATTTTTGTTTCTACTTTTATTTTTATGCAATCAAAAACGGAAAAGTCTATACACTTCATAAAGAAACAAATAAGGCAAAATATTTAAGACTTACAACAACCGATATAAGAAATTGCAAAACAGAACTTGGATTTGTTTTTAACCATTTAGAACCATGGGAAGCAGAAATTGAAAGCAT
- a CDS encoding restriction endonuclease PLD domain-containing protein: protein MNFMDEWKQNKEYFSLLELMARLSNLFSDSSIPFLHYRVTENLFCKYYKAENLSRSDTAYDAKNGSFGVGIKTFTLANNASTEKVAEFNSISSELKKYKGYDLAYQLAVARNERMMLGQRLYGISDGCYHIIGRVENGLTVFNSSYPLLNTEKIHVIKDTEKSLQFDDGKEFYNFNYSKSTLFKHFEVPEDSKEKQEISVSIIQDPYELLRKLIDTEDYEGKYTDIYNIHKVIHEQVASFKKQLRFGIDYVYLPLYSERLKEVPLKSGLNQWNAGGRARDANEIYIPIPLSIHHDFPAFFPPRDTPFTLHLPNGSSMSAKICQDGGKALMSNPNKELGKWLLRDVLHLKEGELLTMEKLNLFGFDSVIITKNDSENFKIDVRRRSENE from the coding sequence ATGAATTTTATGGATGAATGGAAACAAAATAAGGAGTATTTTTCCTTGCTTGAACTTATGGCGCGCCTTTCAAATCTTTTTAGCGACAGCTCAATTCCATTCTTGCATTACAGGGTTACTGAAAATCTTTTCTGTAAGTATTATAAAGCGGAAAATCTTTCGCGCTCAGATACAGCTTACGATGCAAAAAATGGCTCGTTTGGAGTCGGAATAAAAACTTTTACTTTGGCAAATAATGCAAGCACAGAAAAGGTCGCAGAATTTAATTCAATAAGTTCAGAATTGAAAAAATATAAAGGATATGATTTAGCCTATCAGCTTGCAGTCGCACGCAATGAAAGAATGATGCTGGGCCAGCGGCTTTATGGCATTTCAGATGGCTGCTATCACATTATCGGCCGGGTTGAGAATGGCCTTACAGTTTTTAACTCTTCCTATCCTCTTTTAAATACAGAAAAAATTCATGTAATAAAAGATACAGAAAAATCGCTTCAATTTGATGACGGAAAAGAGTTCTATAATTTCAATTATTCAAAAAGTACTTTGTTCAAGCATTTTGAAGTTCCTGAAGATTCCAAAGAAAAACAAGAAATTTCAGTTTCTATTATCCAAGATCCTTATGAGCTTCTTCGGAAACTTATTGACACAGAGGATTATGAAGGCAAATACACAGATATTTACAATATTCATAAAGTAATCCACGAGCAAGTCGCAAGCTTCAAAAAGCAATTAAGGTTTGGAATTGACTATGTGTATCTGCCGCTTTATTCAGAAAGACTAAAAGAAGTTCCTTTAAAATCTGGTCTGAACCAATGGAACGCAGGCGGCAGAGCACGGGATGCAAATGAGATTTATATCCCGATTCCTCTTTCTATTCACCATGATTTTCCAGCTTTTTTCCCTCCGCGTGATACTCCATTTACACTTCATCTTCCAAACGGTTCTTCAATGTCTGCAAAAATCTGTCAGGACGGCGGAAAAGCGCTTATGTCAAATCCGAATAAAGAATTAGGAAAATGGCTTTTGCGGGATGTTCTTCACCTTAAAGAAGGCGAGCTTTTGACAATGGAAAAACTCAATCTCTTTGGCTTTGACAGCGTGATTATTACAAAAAACGATTCAGAAAATTTCAAAATAGATGTCCGGAGACGAAGTGAGAATGAATGA
- a CDS encoding AAA family ATPase has translation MKRLLYKELLKWKNSNSRNPLILEGARQVGKTWLLKEFAKNEYENFVYINCETEISAKNVFSDYDTQRIIRSLSALCGQNIFPKKTLIILDEIQVLPAAITSLKYFCENANEYHVAVAGSLLGVKMHEGTGFPVGKVDHLTLYPLSFKEFLLAMNKDILVQYLDEHKWNEYSALKTELTELLRQYYFTGGMPLVVQKYVENQDLIEVRQIQKDILRDYEEDFSKHIPTAELAKVTAVWNSIPSQLAKENKKFIWGALKKGARAKEFENAVQWLIDAGLVHKVPRVKKIELPVKFYEDFSAFKLFFNDVGLLGALSDVPAKEILVSTKLMTEYKGAFTEQYVAQQYFSALSSTYILPLYYYSNENSTLEIDFVFQKENVFPVEVKAEENLRAKSLSTILKENNEITGIRFSMSDYREQEQMVNVPLYLAFWYFEWV, from the coding sequence ATGAAGCGTTTGCTGTATAAAGAATTGCTTAAATGGAAAAATTCAAACAGCCGAAATCCTCTTATTCTTGAAGGTGCCCGTCAAGTTGGAAAAACCTGGCTTTTGAAGGAATTTGCAAAAAATGAATATGAGAATTTTGTATACATAAACTGTGAGACAGAAATATCCGCAAAAAATGTGTTTTCAGATTATGACACGCAAAGAATCATTCGTTCTCTTTCTGCACTATGCGGACAGAATATTTTTCCAAAAAAAACGCTTATAATCCTTGATGAAATTCAGGTTCTTCCGGCGGCGATTACCAGCCTTAAATATTTTTGTGAAAACGCAAATGAATATCACGTTGCGGTAGCCGGTTCACTTCTTGGCGTAAAAATGCATGAGGGAACCGGTTTTCCAGTCGGAAAAGTTGACCATCTGACGCTTTATCCGCTTTCATTCAAGGAATTTCTTCTTGCAATGAACAAAGATATTCTTGTCCAGTATCTTGATGAGCATAAATGGAATGAATATTCTGCCCTAAAAACTGAATTGACTGAGCTTTTGCGTCAATATTATTTTACAGGCGGAATGCCGCTGGTGGTCCAAAAATACGTTGAAAACCAGGATTTGATTGAGGTCCGGCAGATTCAGAAAGATATTCTGCGTGACTACGAGGAAGATTTTTCCAAGCACATTCCTACAGCGGAACTGGCTAAAGTCACAGCGGTCTGGAATTCAATTCCAAGCCAGCTCGCAAAGGAAAACAAGAAATTCATCTGGGGCGCATTAAAAAAGGGAGCGCGTGCAAAAGAATTTGAGAATGCGGTTCAATGGCTGATTGACGCAGGTCTTGTCCACAAAGTTCCGCGTGTGAAAAAAATCGAGCTTCCGGTCAAGTTCTATGAGGATTTTTCGGCTTTCAAGCTGTTTTTTAATGATGTAGGCTTGCTCGGCGCCCTTTCCGATGTTCCTGCAAAAGAAATCCTTGTCAGCACAAAACTGATGACCGAATATAAAGGCGCTTTTACAGAGCAGTATGTGGCGCAGCAATATTTTTCCGCATTGAGCTCGACATATATTTTGCCTCTTTATTATTATTCAAATGAAAATTCCACATTGGAGATTGACTTCGTATTTCAAAAAGAAAATGTTTTTCCGGTTGAAGTAAAGGCTGAAGAAAATCTAAGGGCAAAATCACTCAGCACGATTCTAAAGGAAAACAATGAAATAACCGGAATCCGTTTTTCCATGTCAGACTACCGCGAGCAGGAACAGATGGTGAATGTGCCGCTTTACCTTGCATTCTGGTATTTTGAGTGGGTTTAG
- the dcm gene encoding DNA (cytosine-5-)-methyltransferase: MSDTENTSVPKNEPFSGQNTHRKKSKANYTFLDKYIGEKSFDENYALLSHYIQLQDSIAGEKYRKILEQNGLDVSKFPETDDFNARLDVPFGTPKNPSFTFVDLFAGIGGFRLAMQSCGGQCVFSSEWDDAAKQTYFENYGEVPFGDITKPETKDLIPQKFDVLCAGFPCQAFSIAGYQKGFADVRGTLFFDVADILEKHRPKAFYLENVKNLKSHDEGRTFAKIMDVLKNRLGYIVDSKIMNPCEYANVPQNRERIFIVGFDPNQIEVPERYFCNGQFEFPFPRKINLTKNIHDVIDDSIGTENLFYKENHLYYEKMKDVIVNPNTVYQWRRVYIRENKSGVCPTLTANMGEGGHNVPIVRTSKGIRKLTPEECLGFQGFPVDIKNPFRFPDTIAQSKKYKQAGNSVTEPLIERVARNVIQFVRENER; the protein is encoded by the coding sequence ATGTCAGATACAGAAAACACATCTGTCCCAAAAAACGAACCTTTTTCGGGACAGAATACACATCGGAAAAAATCAAAAGCCAACTACACATTTTTAGACAAATATATTGGCGAAAAAAGTTTTGATGAAAACTACGCGCTTTTAAGTCATTATATCCAGCTTCAAGATTCCATTGCTGGTGAAAAATACAGAAAAATTCTTGAGCAAAACGGACTTGATGTTTCAAAGTTTCCAGAAACAGATGATTTCAATGCAAGACTTGATGTTCCGTTTGGTACACCAAAAAATCCATCGTTTACTTTTGTTGATTTGTTTGCTGGAATCGGCGGATTCCGGCTTGCGATGCAGTCCTGTGGCGGTCAGTGTGTTTTTTCCTCTGAATGGGACGACGCCGCAAAGCAGACTTATTTTGAAAATTATGGAGAAGTTCCGTTCGGCGATATTACAAAACCGGAAACGAAAGATTTGATTCCACAAAAATTTGACGTGCTGTGCGCTGGTTTTCCATGCCAGGCTTTTTCAATTGCCGGTTATCAAAAAGGATTTGCCGATGTCCGCGGAACTTTGTTTTTTGATGTTGCGGATATTTTAGAGAAACATCGTCCAAAGGCATTTTATCTTGAGAATGTAAAAAACTTGAAGTCGCATGACGAAGGGAGGACTTTTGCAAAGATAATGGACGTTCTGAAAAATCGGCTTGGTTATATCGTTGACTCAAAAATCATGAATCCGTGTGAATATGCAAATGTTCCTCAGAACCGCGAGCGAATTTTTATAGTCGGCTTTGACCCGAATCAAATTGAGGTTCCTGAAAGATATTTTTGCAATGGACAGTTTGAATTTCCTTTTCCTAGAAAAATCAATTTGACAAAAAATATTCATGATGTGATAGATGATTCTATTGGAACGGAAAATCTTTTTTACAAAGAAAACCATCTCTATTACGAAAAAATGAAAGATGTGATTGTAAACCCGAACACGGTTTATCAGTGGCGCAGAGTTTATATCCGCGAGAATAAAAGCGGAGTCTGCCCGACGTTGACAGCAAACATGGGCGAGGGCGGACACAATGTTCCGATTGTCCGGACTTCAAAAGGAATCAGAAAATTAACGCCTGAAGAATGTCTTGGATTTCAAGGATTTCCAGTTGATATAAAAAATCCATTCCGATTTCCGGACACAATTGCGCAAAGCAAGAAATATAAGCAGGCAGGAAACAGCGTGACAGAGCCCTTGATAGAGCGCGTAGCAAGAAATGTAATTCAATTCGTGAGGGAGAATGAGAGATGA
- a CDS encoding type II toxin-antitoxin system RelB/DinJ family antitoxin translates to MMNVSVRMDNTTKKEFEKFCKDVGLSISGAFNLFAKKVIREHRIPFEISSEDPFYSEENQKRPELSIQHAKEGKLTEHELIEE, encoded by the coding sequence ATGATGAATGTAAGCGTAAGAATGGACAACACAACAAAGAAGGAGTTTGAAAAATTCTGCAAGGATGTAGGTCTTTCAATTTCCGGGGCGTTCAATCTGTTCGCAAAGAAAGTAATCCGCGAGCACCGTATTCCGTTTGAAATTTCTTCAGAAGATCCATTTTACAGCGAGGAGAACCAGAAACGGCCTGAGCTTTCAATTCAGCACGCAAAAGAAGGAAAACTTACAGAACACGAACTTATTGAGGAATAA
- a CDS encoding type II toxin-antitoxin system VapC family toxin — MEPDIMLYLCDTCILIDYLRGKEEARKRLSNDRTKGLGMSAITYMELMIGARNKNEVIAIKKAFADFEIIELTEAISVKARNLIEKFAKSHGLLIPDALIAATALEFELPLSTLNISDFKFIPNLTLV; from the coding sequence ATGGAGCCGGACATAATGCTGTATCTATGCGACACTTGTATTTTAATTGATTACCTTCGTGGAAAAGAAGAAGCAAGGAAACGACTTTCTAATGATAGGACAAAAGGGCTTGGAATGTCTGCTATAACTTATATGGAACTTATGATTGGAGCAAGAAATAAAAATGAAGTTATAGCCATAAAAAAGGCTTTTGCTGATTTTGAAATAATAGAATTGACAGAAGCTATTTCTGTAAAAGCTAGGAATCTAATAGAAAAGTTTGCGAAAAGTCATGGACTTCTAATTCCCGATGCTTTGATTGCAGCAACAGCACTTGAATTTGAACTTCCACTTTCAACCTTGAATATTTCAGATTTTAAATTTATTCCAAATCTAACATTGGTTTAA